A region from the Lolium perenne isolate Kyuss_39 chromosome 4, Kyuss_2.0, whole genome shotgun sequence genome encodes:
- the LOC127297522 gene encoding uncharacterized protein: protein MCRGTVDDGSLLHRPLGVGRRQRLVVRAFYVRMSSSCSFAAGQPPEELTLVYHPAIGGAALEVAGRALPPASPAHVPLLRVRGAHGDAGKAKEVAYASADRVSAAEGARFAVFAPGKELIAEGVFLRGPGGGGWQVECRRALASRSRVAEVVVLAEGGVLVRARAKAAIGCLTRLEGIPEEEACGCGACGEEEWEVVGDDGSDDSGDEYWKWKEREEAAEVETMRWALEMGAWAVCVGVGLLATARRFSRKRALR, encoded by the coding sequence ATGTGCAGAGGAACCGTGGACGACGGCAGCCTCCTCCACCGCCCCCTCGGTgtaggccggcggcagcggctcgTGGTCCGCGCCTTCTACGTCCGCATGTCCTCGTCCTGCTCCTTCGCTGCTGGGCAGCCGCCCGAGGAGCTCACGCTCGTCTACCACCCGGCCATCGGCGGCGCCGCGCTGGAGGTCGCCGGCCGCGCGCTCCCGCCGGCCTCGCCCGCTCACGTGCCCCTCCTCCGCGTCCGCGGCGCCCACGGCGACGCGGGCAAGGCCAAGGAGGTGGCGTACGCGAGCGCCGACCGCGTCTCGGCGGCCGAGGGCGCGCGGTTCGCGGTGTTCGCGCCGGGCAAGGAGCTGATCGCGGAGGGCGTGTTCTTGCGGGGACCTGGAGGCGGAGGGTGGCAAGTGGAGTGCCGCCGCGCGCTGGCGTCAAGGTCGCgggtggcggaggtggtggtactCGCGGAGGGCGGCGTGCTGGTCAGGGCCAGGGCAAAGGCGGCGATCGGGTGCCTGACCAGGCTGGAGGGGATACCGGAGGAGGAGGCGTGCGGGTGCGGGGCATGCGgggaggaggagtgggaggtgGTCGGCGACGACGGCAGCGACGACAGCGGTGATGAGTACTGGAAGTGgaaggagcgcgaggaggcggcggaggtggagacgATGCGGTGGGCGCTGGAGATGGGCGCGTGGGCGGTGTGCGTCGGCGTCGGGCTGCTCGCCACCGCCCGCCGGTTCAGCCGGAAGCGGGCGCTCCGGTGA
- the LOC127297523 gene encoding LOW QUALITY PROTEIN: kinesin-like protein KIN-14E (The sequence of the model RefSeq protein was modified relative to this genomic sequence to represent the inferred CDS: substituted 2 bases at 2 genomic stop codons) — MDCDAASAAGDDPMDFSWTAGWEAGGAAARASPDTADAPQPPPPPAASPQEEAESMILASGPRVAVAGLRRADCRADECVMFINAGGCAMEPADTSTLFSADSFFEGGDAIETSEDIAEGGDYPSLYSSARYGNFSYKFDGLAPGDYYLDLHFAEIVHTDGPKGIRSFDVLVQEDKILLELDVFAVVGGNRPLQVLDIRATVESSGAIVIDFRGVRGNPMVCGICIRRGPVLPAAKAGTDGSTLCRRCLTDVEVSSPIQKRTAKLISKYEKQIEELTSQCNMKSDECSMAWSLVESTNQELDRLKIELHQKLVQSDTFEQVLDTQTDQLRKVSQNYENDKKLWAAAISNLESKIKAMKQEQALLSLEAHDCADSIPDLSKMIAAVQALVAQCEDLKIKYNEEMAKRKRLHNIVQETKGNIRVFCRCRPLSKVETSSGYKCVVDFDGANDGDIGIMNGAKKTFKFDRVYTPKDDQAEVYADASPLVTSVLDGYNVCIFAYGQTGTGKTFTMEGTDRNRGVNYRTLEELFKIAEERKDSVTYNISVSVLEVYNEQIRDLLATSPSSKKLEIKQASEGSHHVPGIVEAKVENISEVWDVLQTGSNSRAVGSNNVNEHSSRSHCMLCIMVRAKNLINGDCTRSKLWLVDLAGSERLAKTDAQGDRLKEAQNINRSLSALGDVISALASRSSHIPYRNSKLTHLLQDSLGGDSKALMFVQISPSDNDVSETLSSLNFASRVRGIELGPAKKQIDTAELQKVKQMLEKSKQEARLKDDSLKKLEENCQNLENKAKGKEQLYKSLQEKIKDLESQLDSKTHFQITSEKQQCQLSGKLKEKEEICTALQQKIVELERKLGQQQRSDSESAVLKQTVXNLTISLLLXSSIYLYSLIKRLFQIEELELKLKEQEQQRAVAESKAREIGQELLEAQKTESMLQSKLLDVEKNLQERTTLEDASMVAQEPEPKLESKLLDVEKKPQEGTKLEDSELMPAPSVSLPRVVPTTPVEAKVPVLPSPREEAMSEKAAHHRILRSSDSANKRVPSSLFAAAPTEAVNERKRKGDARNTIGGGEEHENNHPGAGGHTAARKRNYSLQGGGEEVENSHPAARQRGARNRSLQGEARSKRTSTEPQARVPVRPSTAVGSRAASAAASKTGAGSRVTRPQAPAASSNKTRGWVR, encoded by the exons ATGGACTGCGACGCGGCGTCCGCGGCGGGGGACGACCCCATGGACTTCTCCTGGACCGCGGGGTGGGAGGCGGGGGGCGCGGCCGCCCGCGCCAGCCCCGACACCGCCGACGCgccccagccgccgccgccgccggccgcttcCCCGCAGGAGGAGGCGGAGTCCATGATCCTGGCGTCCGGGCCGCGCGTCGCCGTGGCCGGGCTCAGGCGGGCCGACTGCCGCGCAG ATGAATGCGTCATGTTCATCAACGCCGGCGGATGCGCGATGGAACCCGCCGACACCTCCACACTGTTCTCTGCCGATTCCTTCTTCGAAGGAGGGGACGCAATAGAGACGTCCGAGGACATAGCTGAAGGCGGCGACTACCCCTCGCTTTACAGCTCGGCGCGCTACGGCAACTTCAGCTACAAGTTCGACGGTCTTGCTCCAGGAGACTACTATCTGGATCTGCATTTCGCGGAGATAGTGCACACTGACGGGCCAAAGGGGATCAGATCGTTTGATGTGCTTGTGCAGGAAGACAAG ATTTTGTTGGAACTCGATGTGTTCGCGGTGGTCGGAGGTAACAGGCCCCTGCAGGTGCTTGATATTAGGGCCACTGTTGAGAGCAGCGGTGCTATTGTCATCGATTTCAGGGGAGTAAGAGGAAACCCCATGGTTTGTGGCATCTGTATTCGGAGAGGCCCAGTATTGCCAG CGGCAAAGGCTGGTACAGATGGGAGTACCTTATGCAGAAGATGTTTAACTGATGTAGAGGTTTCTTCACCTATTCAG aaaaggacagctaaattgATCTCAAAATATGAGAAGCAGATTGAGGAGCTAACCAGCCAATGCAACATGAAGTCTGACGAGTGCTCCATGGCATGGTCTTTAGTGGAATCCACCAATCAAGAGCTTGACAGACTTAAGATAGAGCTTCACCAAAAGCTTGTGCAGAGTGATACCTTTG AACAAGTCCTCGATACACAAACTGACCAGCTAAGAAAGGTTTCTCAGAACTATGAAAATGACAAGAAACTCTGGGCTGCTGCCATATCTAACTTGGAAAGCAAAATCAAG GCTATGAAACAAGAGCAAGCATTATTATCTCTTGAAGCACACGACTGTGCAGACTCGATTCCTGATTTGAGTAAGATGATTGCAGCTGTTCAAGCCTTAG TTGCACAATGTGAGGATCTGAAAATAAAGTACAATGAAGAGATGGCCAAGAGAAAGAGACTTCATAATATTGTCCAGGAAACAAAAG GAAATATCAGGGTTTTCTGTCGATGCCGCCCCTTAAGCAAAGTTGAGACATCATCAGGATATAAATGTGTGGTGGACTTTGATGGAGCAAATGATGGTGACATCGGGATTATGAATGGAGCAAAAAAGACATTCAAGTTTGACAGAGTCTACACACCAAAGGATGATCAAG CCGAGGTGTACGCTGATGCTTCTCCTCTGGTCACGTCAGTGTTAGATGGGTACAATGTATGCATCTTTGCATATGGACAGACAGGGACTGGGAAAACCTTCACCATGGAAGGGACTGATAGGAACAGAGGAGTAAATTACAGAACTTTGGAAGAGCTGTTCAAAATCGCCGAGGAGAGAAAAGACTCTGTCACATACAACATATCTGTTAGTGTGCTTGAGGTTTACAATGAACAGATTAGAGACTTGCTTGCAACATCCCCTTCATCCAAGAA ATTGGAGATCAAGCAAGCAAGTGAAGGATCCCATCATGTTCCTGGCATAGTTGAGGCCAAAGTTGAGAATATAAGTGAGGTTTGGGATGTCTTACAAACCGGAAGCAACTCTAGGGCTGTAGGGTCAAATAATGTGAATGAACATAGCAGTCGTTCACACTG CATGCTTTGCATCATGGTGAGAGCAAAGAACCTGATAAATGGGGACTGCACAAGAAGTAAGCTCTGGCTAGTAGATTTGGCCGGAAGTGAGCGGTTAGCCAAGACTGACGCCCAAGGTGACCGGCTTAAGGAAGCCCAAAATATTAACAGGTCGCTTTCTGCTTTGGGCGATGTCATTTCAGCTCTTGCTTCCAGAAGTAGCCACATCCCTTACAG AAATTCAAAGCTGACTCACTTGCTCCAAGATTCCTTAG GAGGGGATTCGAAAGCCCTAATGTTTGTGCAGATTAGCCCATCTGACAATGATGTGTCTGAAACTTTGAGCTCATTAAACTTTGCTAGCCGTGTTCGTGGCATAGAATTGGGCCCAGCAAAGAAGCAGATTGACACGGCAGAACTTCAAAAGGTCAAGCAGATG CTCGAAAAGTCTAAGCAGGAAGCCAGACTTAAGGATGATTCTCTGAAAAAGCTGGAGGAGAACTGCCAAAATTTAGAGAACAAagccaaaggaaaagagcaacttTACAAAAGTTTGCAAGAAAAG ATAAAAGATCTTGAAAGCCAGTTGGATTCAAAGACGCATTTTCAAATTACTTCAGAGAAGCAGCAGTGTCAGCTTTCTGGAAAACTTAAGGAGAAAGAAGAAATCTGTACTGCACTCCAGCAGAAG ATAGTGGAGTTGGAGCGCAAACTTGGACAGCAGCAACGATCAGACTCCGAGTCCGCAGTTCTTAAGCAAACGGTATGAAACTTGACTATAAGTTTACTGCTATAATCATCTATCTATTTGTATTCGTTGATCAAGAGACTTTTTCAGATTGAGGAGCTGGAGCTCAAGCTGAAGGAACAGGAGCAACAAAGAGCAGTTGCAGAATCGAAG GCGAGGGAAATAGGCCAAGAGCTCTTGGAGGCACAGAAAACAGAATCGATGCTTCAGAGCAAG CTGCTAGATGTAGAGAAGAACTTGCAGGAGAGGACAACACTTGAGGACGCAAGCATGGTAGCACAGGAACCAGAACCAAAGCTTGAGAGCAAG CTGCTAGATGTTGAGAAGAAGCCGCAAGAGGGGACGAAACTTGAGGACTCTGAATTAATGCCTGCTCCCTCCGTTTCCCTGCCAAGAGTCGTCCCTACCACCCCCGTGGAGGCAAAGGTGCCGGTGCTGCCTTCCCCAAGAGAGGAGGCGATGAGCGAGAAGGCGGCACATCATCGCATCCTGAGAAGCTCAGATTCCGCCAACAAGCGAGTCCCCAGCTCCCTCTTCGCCGCCGCACCCACGGAGGCCGTAAACGAGAGGAAGAGGAAAGGGGACGCAAGGAACAcgatcggcggcggcgaggaaCACGAGAACAACCACCCCGGTGCCGGCGGCCACACTGCGGCGAGGAAGAGGAACTACAGCCTGcagggcggcggcgaggaggttgAGAACAGCCATCCTGCTGCCAGGCAGAGGGGCGCGAGGAACCGGAGCCTGCAGGGCGAGGCGAGGTCCAAGAGGACGTCCACGGAGCCTCAGGCCAGGGTCCCGGTGAGGCCGTCGACGGCGGTGGGGTCGAGGGCGGCCAGCGCTGCTGCAAGCAAGACGGGTGCTGGGTCCAGGGTCACCAGGCCGCAGGCGCCGGCGGCTAGCAGCAACAAGACCAGAGGCTGGGTCAGGTAG